From Chromohalobacter canadensis, one genomic window encodes:
- the pstB gene encoding phosphate ABC transporter ATP-binding protein PstB, with the protein MVDFPSTSSCFDIEALSLAYEGKPALCDLTLRVPRHRVTAFIGPSGCGKSTLLRGLNRLHDLNDQVTRNGRIRLEGQDIHGRDVDVAELRRRVGMVFQTPNPFPMSIYENVAYGVRLQGVKRKRELDEIVEWALQSAALWEEVKADLHASAWTLSGGQQQRLVIARTLAVRPDVLLLDEPASALDPISTLKIEELIRGLKSQLTLILVTHNMQQAARVSDYTAFLHAGELVEYAPTDTLFTNPRLRRTEDYITGRVG; encoded by the coding sequence GTGGTCGATTTTCCCTCGACGTCGAGCTGTTTCGACATCGAGGCCCTGTCGCTCGCCTATGAGGGGAAGCCGGCGCTGTGCGACTTGACGCTGCGCGTGCCGCGTCACCGTGTAACGGCGTTCATCGGACCCTCGGGATGCGGCAAGTCGACGCTACTGCGCGGCCTCAATCGATTGCACGACCTCAACGACCAGGTCACGCGGAACGGACGCATTCGCCTCGAGGGCCAGGACATTCATGGCCGCGATGTGGATGTGGCCGAGCTGCGTCGTCGGGTGGGGATGGTGTTTCAGACCCCCAATCCGTTTCCCATGTCGATCTATGAGAACGTCGCCTACGGGGTGCGTCTGCAAGGCGTCAAACGTAAGCGCGAGCTGGACGAGATCGTCGAGTGGGCGTTGCAGTCGGCGGCGCTTTGGGAGGAGGTCAAGGCGGATCTGCACGCCTCGGCGTGGACGTTGTCAGGTGGGCAGCAGCAGCGTTTGGTCATCGCGCGCACTCTGGCAGTGCGCCCGGACGTGTTGCTGCTCGACGAGCCGGCTTCGGCGCTGGATCCGATCTCGACCCTCAAGATCGAGGAGCTGATTCGTGGCTTGAAGTCGCAACTGACGCTGATTCTGGTCACCCACAACATGCAGCAGGCGGCGCGCGTGTCCGACTACACCGCGTTTCTGCACGCTGGCGAGCTGGTCGAGTACGCCCCGACCGATACGTTGTTTACCAATCCGCGCTTACGGCGCACCGAAGATTACATCACCGGCCGCGTGGGTTGA
- the pstA gene encoding phosphate ABC transporter permease PstA — translation MRMPRLGGDGVWRWLSGACVALSLLAVLALLALVVTRGLAHFWPADIEQLTLDDGQRIAGIVRGSEAGEQRYFTANRDLDGEVWRWVETQAIERRETPPELLYAERRDWGPFIGRLTALETPAGERLQGAEAERRLRRALAGDAEVTTLHVRNVEGRALEVEFAQVASLSWPNRMDIGDKLAAWGHGVWRFLSEAPSDGNTGGGVWPAIFGTLLMVILMSLVVTPFGVLAALYLNEVARQGPLTRLVRIAVRNLAGVPSIVYGVFGLGVFVYGLGGHLDSWFFAERLPSPTFGTGGLLWASLTLALLTLPVVIVATEEGLARVPVALREGSLALGATRFETLRRVVVPMALPSMLTGVILAVARAAGEVAPLMLVGVAKLAPEIPVNGEFPYLHLDSKFMHLGYHLFDLGFASRDAEAAMPLVFATATLLVVVIVVLNLTAIILRHHLRARHRALEHS, via the coding sequence ATGAGGATGCCTCGGTTGGGCGGTGACGGTGTCTGGCGATGGCTGAGCGGGGCCTGCGTCGCGTTATCTCTGTTGGCCGTGCTGGCACTGCTGGCACTGGTCGTGACGCGCGGGCTGGCGCACTTCTGGCCCGCCGATATCGAGCAACTGACCCTCGACGACGGCCAGCGGATTGCCGGTATCGTGCGTGGCAGCGAAGCCGGTGAGCAGCGCTATTTCACCGCCAATCGTGACCTCGATGGTGAGGTATGGCGATGGGTCGAGACGCAGGCCATCGAGAGGCGCGAGACGCCGCCGGAGCTGCTGTACGCCGAGCGTCGCGATTGGGGGCCCTTCATCGGTCGCCTGACGGCGCTGGAGACGCCCGCCGGCGAACGCCTGCAAGGTGCCGAGGCCGAGCGCCGCCTGCGTCGGGCCCTGGCGGGGGACGCCGAGGTCACGACGCTGCACGTGCGCAACGTCGAGGGGCGCGCGCTCGAGGTGGAATTTGCGCAGGTAGCGTCGCTTTCCTGGCCCAATCGCATGGATATCGGCGACAAGCTCGCGGCCTGGGGGCACGGTGTGTGGCGCTTTCTCAGCGAGGCGCCGAGCGATGGCAATACCGGGGGCGGCGTATGGCCGGCTATTTTCGGCACATTATTGATGGTGATACTGATGTCGCTGGTGGTCACACCATTCGGCGTGCTGGCGGCGTTGTATCTCAACGAGGTGGCACGCCAGGGGCCGTTGACGCGCCTGGTACGCATCGCGGTGCGCAATCTAGCCGGGGTGCCATCGATCGTCTACGGCGTGTTCGGGCTGGGTGTGTTCGTCTACGGATTGGGCGGTCACCTCGATAGCTGGTTCTTCGCCGAGCGCCTGCCATCGCCGACCTTCGGTACCGGCGGGTTGCTGTGGGCCTCGCTGACGTTGGCACTTTTGACCCTGCCGGTGGTGATCGTGGCCACCGAAGAGGGCCTGGCGAGAGTTCCCGTGGCGTTGCGAGAAGGCTCGCTGGCGCTGGGGGCGACGCGTTTCGAGACATTGCGCCGTGTGGTGGTGCCCATGGCGCTGCCGTCGATGCTGACCGGGGTGATTCTGGCCGTGGCCCGTGCCGCCGGCGAGGTGGCGCCGCTGATGCTGGTGGGCGTGGCCAAGCTGGCGCCGGAAATCCCCGTGAATGGTGAGTTTCCTTACCTGCATCTCGACAGCAAGTTCATGCATCTGGGCTATCACTTGTTCGATCTTGGCTTCGCCAGTCGTGATGCCGAGGCGGCGATGCCGCTGGTGTTCGCCACGGCGACGTTGTTGGTCGTCGTCATCGTGGTGCTTAACCTAACTGCAATAATCTTGCGCCATCATCTCAGGGCACGTCACCGTGCACTGGAGCATTCGTAG
- a CDS encoding ABC transporter permease subunit encodes MTEPSTAPPRSNRRLRQRLDRLATGVIAASGIGVVVAVLAIGVYLMLAVLPLFDDAEVNVDAASSVADEGAIHAVWLADDGARWLTRDGQLRDAEGEVAMLSTSATIAAVAEAGDRQPLALGLSNGEVRLVPRDDRGRLRWAQASTMRLFETRGVAALTLRHAAQDWVLAGRDTQGEVAALWHTGEATRRIAVPETAEHIALGHAGRLAMTQGTQLTLWELSPDDGGTALARTDTQAPVTALSFLQGGRTLIVGDAEGGLHRWRLSPDDTSWQAAETSYTALGDVAIRRLIALPQQRLWLALDDSGRLGLYQSLSGQRWQGQAPATTPPTAVSINAQGTQVMWLDETGTPQRLAIEAPHAAVSPATLWMPQTYEGHTDAQWRWAAAVTGDEEPQYSLVPLAWGTLKAAAWAMVFAVPLALGAAVHSACYMSRRQRARLKPAIELMEALPGVVIGFVAGLFVAPFVERHLAGTLALFVCVPLGSVACGWLWRILSRRWGLHLPPISAGIGLMVPLALLCWAALSLSPWLEAWWFGGDLRAWMHQQWGWDYAQRNALIVGMAMGLAIIPTLYSLAEEALSGVPRPLAEGSLALGATRAQTLWRVQLPAAAPGILSAVMIGAGRAVGETMIVLMVTGNTPLMSPSLFEGLRSLAANLAIELPEAAVGGTQYRLLLLGALLLFVFTFVVNTLAEMVRWRLKRRYRSYGGDA; translated from the coding sequence ATGACTGAACCTTCCACCGCCCCGCCTCGCTCGAATCGCCGCCTGCGCCAGCGTCTCGATCGTCTGGCGACTGGCGTGATTGCCGCCAGCGGTATCGGTGTGGTCGTGGCGGTGCTGGCGATCGGCGTGTATCTGATGCTGGCCGTGCTACCGCTTTTCGACGACGCCGAGGTGAATGTCGACGCCGCCTCTTCGGTCGCCGACGAGGGCGCGATTCACGCCGTCTGGTTGGCCGATGATGGCGCGCGCTGGTTGACCCGAGACGGGCAGTTGCGCGACGCCGAGGGCGAGGTCGCGATGCTGTCCACAAGCGCCACCATCGCGGCAGTGGCCGAGGCGGGCGATAGGCAGCCGCTGGCCCTGGGATTGAGCAACGGCGAGGTGCGTCTGGTGCCCCGCGATGACCGGGGGCGATTGCGATGGGCCCAGGCCTCTACCATGCGCCTGTTCGAGACCCGTGGTGTGGCGGCGCTGACACTGCGTCATGCGGCTCAGGACTGGGTGCTGGCGGGGCGCGATACCCAGGGTGAGGTGGCGGCCCTGTGGCATACCGGTGAGGCCACGCGGCGTATTGCGGTACCGGAGACGGCCGAGCATATCGCGCTGGGCCACGCGGGCCGCCTGGCCATGACCCAAGGCACGCAATTGACGCTGTGGGAGCTGTCTCCCGATGACGGTGGCACGGCATTGGCGCGTACCGACACCCAGGCGCCGGTGACGGCGTTGAGCTTCCTGCAGGGCGGGCGCACGCTGATCGTCGGCGATGCCGAAGGTGGCCTGCACCGTTGGCGACTCTCTCCCGACGATACGAGCTGGCAAGCGGCCGAGACGTCTTATACGGCCCTGGGCGATGTTGCCATTCGACGCTTGATTGCTCTGCCCCAGCAGCGCCTGTGGCTGGCGCTGGACGACAGTGGCCGCTTGGGGCTCTATCAATCCCTGAGTGGCCAGCGCTGGCAGGGTCAGGCACCCGCGACCACGCCGCCGACGGCCGTGTCGATTAATGCGCAAGGCACGCAGGTGATGTGGCTAGATGAGACGGGTACGCCCCAACGGCTGGCGATCGAGGCACCGCATGCCGCAGTGAGTCCGGCGACGCTGTGGATGCCGCAGACCTACGAAGGCCACACTGATGCCCAGTGGCGCTGGGCGGCGGCCGTCACGGGTGATGAAGAGCCGCAGTACAGCCTGGTGCCGCTGGCCTGGGGGACGCTCAAGGCGGCGGCTTGGGCCATGGTGTTCGCCGTGCCACTGGCGCTGGGAGCGGCAGTGCATAGCGCTTGTTACATGTCACGGCGGCAGCGCGCGCGTCTCAAGCCCGCCATCGAGTTGATGGAGGCGTTGCCCGGCGTGGTCATCGGCTTCGTCGCGGGGCTGTTCGTGGCGCCCTTCGTCGAGCGTCATCTTGCCGGAACGCTGGCGCTTTTCGTGTGCGTGCCGCTGGGCAGCGTGGCGTGCGGCTGGCTGTGGCGGATTCTGTCCCGACGCTGGGGACTGCATCTACCCCCGATCAGTGCCGGAATAGGACTGATGGTGCCCTTGGCGCTGCTGTGCTGGGCGGCGCTGAGTCTCTCGCCGTGGCTCGAAGCGTGGTGGTTCGGCGGCGACCTGCGTGCCTGGATGCACCAGCAGTGGGGCTGGGATTACGCGCAACGCAATGCGCTGATTGTCGGCATGGCCATGGGGCTGGCGATCATTCCCACGCTGTACTCACTGGCCGAGGAAGCGCTTTCCGGCGTGCCCCGTCCCCTGGCGGAAGGCTCTCTGGCACTGGGCGCGACACGGGCGCAAACGCTGTGGCGAGTCCAGTTGCCCGCGGCTGCGCCGGGAATTCTCTCTGCGGTCATGATCGGCGCGGGACGTGCAGTGGGGGAAACTATGATCGTGCTGATGGTGACCGGCAATACGCCGCTGATGTCGCCGAGCCTCTTTGAGGGCTTGCGCTCGCTGGCCGCCAACCTGGCTATTGAATTACCCGAGGCGGCGGTGGGCGGTACGCAATATCGCCTGCTGTTGCTCGGGGCGCTCCTGCTGTTCGTGTTCACCTTCGTCGTCAACACTCTGGCGGAAATGGTGCGCTGGCGGCTCAAGCGGCGGTATCGATCCTATGGGGGTGACGCATGA
- a CDS encoding PstS family phosphate ABC transporter substrate-binding protein: MTLGALLLPIMAMAAPLNGTLGSVGSDTLGGLMTQWGERLSARHPEVRLQVQASGSGTAPPALAEGATRIGAMSRPMTEAERADFIARQGHPPVAVPVALDALTLFVHRDNPLTSLTLAQVEALFADTRFCDQAPAIRRWGALGLDGDWASRPVARFGRNTASGSHALFKREALCGGNFRRDVNELPGSSAVVAAVGRSREAIGYAGLGYPTAMVKVLALRDDEGTPRLPTHDNVVSGRYPLTRPLYLYVNLAPGESLPPLERAFFDLVLSPEGQAVVARQGFVPLPESRLATARRALRLPPLADVTQSSSN; encoded by the coding sequence ATGACGCTAGGTGCATTGCTGTTGCCGATAATGGCGATGGCGGCGCCGTTGAACGGCACACTGGGCTCGGTTGGCTCGGATACGCTGGGTGGTTTGATGACGCAATGGGGCGAACGGCTCAGCGCTCGCCATCCCGAGGTACGCTTGCAGGTACAGGCCTCGGGTTCGGGGACTGCGCCGCCGGCGCTGGCCGAAGGGGCGACGCGCATTGGTGCCATGTCACGCCCCATGACCGAGGCCGAACGCGCCGACTTCATCGCCCGCCAGGGCCATCCACCGGTGGCGGTGCCGGTGGCACTGGACGCGCTGACGCTGTTCGTGCACCGCGACAATCCGTTGACCTCGCTGACATTGGCACAGGTCGAGGCGCTGTTCGCCGACACTCGCTTCTGCGATCAAGCGCCCGCTATCCGGCGCTGGGGCGCGCTAGGGCTCGACGGCGACTGGGCCTCACGGCCGGTGGCGCGTTTCGGTCGCAACACAGCCTCCGGGTCGCATGCACTGTTCAAGCGGGAGGCCTTGTGCGGCGGTAATTTCCGCCGCGACGTCAACGAACTGCCGGGCTCCTCGGCGGTGGTGGCGGCGGTCGGCCGTTCGCGCGAGGCGATCGGCTATGCTGGCCTTGGCTATCCCACCGCGATGGTCAAGGTCCTGGCGTTGCGCGATGACGAGGGCACGCCGCGTCTACCTACGCACGACAACGTCGTCAGTGGACGCTATCCCCTCACGCGGCCTTTGTATCTCTACGTCAATCTGGCGCCGGGCGAGTCCTTGCCGCCCCTGGAACGCGCCTTCTTCGACCTGGTGTTGTCGCCCGAGGGCCAGGCCGTGGTCGCTCGCCAAGGGTTCGTGCCCCTGCCAGAATCGCGCCTGGCCACTGCCAGGCGGGCGTTGCGGCTGCCACCCCTTGCCGATGTCACGCAATCGTCATCAAACTGA
- a CDS encoding acyl-CoA thioesterase produces the protein MHELDDIPTPQGELTLKLVTRRQDTNLYGDIPGGWLIAQMDQAAELAAGRLASGRTATVATESMDFLCPVRIGAMVNIFTKISEVGRSSIKVDVEVWIRPPHERDPEERYKVTEARFVMVALDDNGRIRPVPDV, from the coding sequence ATGCATGAACTCGACGATATTCCGACCCCGCAGGGCGAACTCACGCTCAAGCTCGTCACCCGGCGCCAGGATACCAACCTCTACGGCGACATCCCCGGCGGCTGGCTCATCGCGCAGATGGACCAGGCCGCCGAGCTCGCCGCGGGACGCCTGGCAAGCGGCCGAACCGCCACGGTGGCCACCGAGAGCATGGATTTCTTGTGCCCGGTACGAATCGGCGCGATGGTCAATATCTTCACTAAAATCAGTGAGGTCGGGCGCAGCTCGATCAAGGTCGATGTCGAGGTGTGGATCCGTCCACCCCACGAACGCGACCCCGAAGAACGCTACAAGGTCACCGAGGCGCGTTTCGTGATGGTGGCACTGGATGACAATGGCCGCATCCGCCCCGTTCCCGACGTTTAA